In Cellulomonas wangsupingiae, the genomic window CCGGGTCGAGCCGGGCGCCGGGGCGGTCGCCCAGGGCGCGGTTGCCGACCTGGTCGTGGTTCGCCCCGAACACCACGAACCCGTGGCCGTCCACGTCGTCCGGGACCGGCGCCCCCCACGGCTCCCCGCGGAACGTGGAGATCCCGCCGTCGTGCACGAACACCCTCGTCAGCGCCTTGCGCAGCACCTCGGGCGTACCGAAGTCGACGTAGTACCCGTGCCGCTCGCCGGTGACCAGCGCGTGGACCGCGTGGTGCACGTCGTCGGCCCACTGGGCCGTCATGCCCCAACCGCCGTCCTGGGTGGTGGCGAGCGAGACCACGTCGTTGAGGTCCGTCTCCGCGACGAGCCCGATCGGCCGGCCGAGCGCGAGCGCGAGCTCGCCGACCTCGTCCGACAGCTGGGCCAGCACGTGGCGCGGGGAGTCGTCCCGCAGCTCGTGCACCGCGTCGAGCCGGAACGCGTCCACGTGGAAGTCCCGCGCCCAGCGCAGTACCGAGTCGCAGATCCAGCGGCGCACGTGCTCCGAGCCCGGACCATCGAGGTTGACGGCGCTGCCCCAGGGCGTGTGGTGCGCGTCGGTGAAGTACGGCCCCAGCTCGTGCAGGTAGTTGCCCGACGGCCCCAGGTGGTTGTGCACGACGTCCAGGCACACCGCCAGGCCCAGCCCGTGGGCCGCGTCGACGAACTCCTGGAGCGCCTGCGGCCCGCCGTACGGCTCGTGCACCGCGTAGGGCGCGACACCGTCGTAGCCCCAGCCGTGCCGGCCGTTGAACGCCGCCACGGGCATCAGCTCGACGACGTCGACGCCGAGCTGCACCAGGTGCTCGAGCCGCTCGATCGCCGACCGCAGGGTGCCCTGCGGCGTGAACGTGCCGACGTGGAGCTCGTAGGTGACGGCTCCCCGCACGTCGACGCCGCTCCACCCGCCGTCCGTCCAGGCGAACCTGTCGGCGTCGAACACGCGCGCCGGCCCGTGCACGCCCTCGGGCAGCCAGGCGGCGCGCGGGTCGGGGCGCGCCGGGCCGCCGTCCAGCGAGAAGGCGTAGTCGGTGCCGTGCGGCAGGGCGGCGTCCGCCACCCACCACCCGTCCTCCTGACGGTGCATCGGCGTGCGTGTGCCGTCGCCCGGCAGGACCAGGTCCACACGGTCGGGCAGGGGCGCCCACAGGCGCGGCGTCAGCGTCATGTCACACCCCTTCCCGCACGAGAAGCGCGACGGGCAGCCGCTCGAGCACGTCCGCCACCCGCTGCACCCCGCCGGGCACGACGCGGTCCGTGAGCACGTCGTGCCACACGCCGTCGGGCAGCGCCAGCGTGTGGTCCGCCCAGCCGCCCAGCCGCTCGACGGCCGCGGCCAGCCGGGTCGCGACCACCACGACCCGCGGCGCACCGCCCACCGTGCGGGCGTAGGTCATCGAGTGACCCGACGAGTGCGGCAGCGGCTCGAAGCCCGCCGCCGGTCCCACGAACGCGTCGGCCACGTCGCGCCGCACCCGCAGCGCACGGGACGTCACGAGCACCTTCTCGTCGGCCAGGCCGCGCGGGCCCGCACCCTCGTCGAGGCGCGCGAGGCGCGCCGCCAGCTCCTCGACGTCGACCGGCCGGCGGTTGTCGGGGTCGACGAGCGTCGGCGACGGCACCTCGGTGCCCTGGTACACGTCGGCGACGCCCGGCAGGGTCAGCTGGACGAGCTTGGTGCCGAGCGTCGCGGCGCGCACCGCCGAGCGGGTGCGCAGGTCCCAGTCGCCCAGCAGGCCCAGCACGACGGGGTCGGTGAGCGCCTGACGTGCCGTCGACAGCACCGCCTGCTCGTACGCCTCGTCGGGAGCCGTCCACGACGTGTGCGACTTGGCCTCGCGCATCGCCTTCGTCAGGTACTCGACCAGGCGGTCCTCGGCGATGGCCCCGTCGTCGGTCCACGTCCCGGCGAGCGTCTGCCACAGGAGGTACTCGGTGCGCCCGTCGAGCAGGGCCCCGCGGTACCCCGCCGACGCGCGGCGCAGGTCGTCGACCAGCGCGGACCACTCGCGGGGCAGCTCGGACAGCACACCGAGGCGCGCGCGGGTGTCCTCGCCCCGCTTCGTGTCGTGCGTCGACAGCGTCGTCATGCCCAGGGGTGCCGCGGCCTGCGCCCGCGACGCCCAGGCGGCCAGGTCGGTCGGCGTCGTCGCGAAGCGCGCGGGCTCCCCGCCGACCTCGCACAGCGCCACGAGGTGCGTCCAGCGGTAGAACGCCGTGTCCTCGACGCCCTTGGCCATGACGGCGCCGCAGGTCTGCTGGAAGCGCACGACGAGCTCGTCACGCCGCGGGTCGCGCGTGCGGCCGGCGGAGCCCGCCTCCCGCCCGAGCAGCAGGTCGAGCAGGACCGACATGGTCGCCTCCCGCTCGTCGCCCAGGTGGCGTCGCGCGCGCTGCGCCGCCGCCGCCAGGACGGCGGCGGACGTCGGCGGGGCGGGTTCGCCCGGCACGACGTAGGCCCGGTACCGGTCGAACGCGACGAGCAGCTCGACCAGGCACTCCTCGAGGGCGCGCCACGTGTGGTCCCGCAGCCGCAGGTCGTCGTGGCAGATCTCCGCGGCGAGGTTCGTCAGACGGTGCACCTCGGCGTACAGGGGACCGTCGACGACCTCGCGCTTGGCGGTCTCCTCGACGTCGTCGAACGCGTCCGAGACGTCGCCCGTCAGGCGGTGCATGACGGAGCCGAGGAGCGCCGCGCCGCCGGGGTCGACGAACGCCTGCTGCACCCGCCAGAGCGCCTCGTACCCGGTCGTGCCTGCGGTCGCCCAGTCGTCGGGCAGCTCCTCGCTGCCGGCGAGGATCTTCTCCACCACGACCCAGGCGCCGTCGGTCGCCTCGCGCAGCCGCGCGAGGTACCCGGCCGGGTCGGCCAGGCCGTCCGGGTGGTCGATCCGTAGGCCGTCGATCACGTCCTCGCGCAGCAGCCGCACCACCAGGGCGTGCGTCGCGTCGAAGACGTCCGGGTCCTCCACCCGGACCGCGACGAGCGTGCCGACGTCGAAGAACCGGCGGTAGTTCAGCTCCTCGTCCGCCACGCGCCAGTACGCGAGCCGGTAGTGCTGGCGCTCGACGAGCTCGGCCAGCGGCAGCTGCTCGGTGCCCGCGCGGACCGGGAACACGTGGTCGTGGTAGCGCAGGACCGTCGACGGACCCACGCCGGGCACGTCCAGCTCCTCCAGGCGCAGCTCGTCGCGTGCCAGCACGGCGCCGATGCGGTCGCCGAGCACGGGCATGAGCACCGCACCGTCGCCCGCCGACCAGTCGACGTCGAACCACGCGGCGAAGGGCGACGCCGGCCCGTCGGTGAGCACGGACCACAACGCACGGTTGTGCCAGACAGGGGTGGGCACGGCCATGTGGTTCGGCACGATGTCGAGCACCAGCCCCAGGCCCGCGGCGTGCGCGGCGTCCGCCAGGCGACGCAGGCCCGCCTCACCCCCCAGGACGGGCGACACGGTGTCGTGGTCGACGACGTCGTACCCGTGCGTCGAGCCGGGCGCCGCCGCCAGCACGGGCGACAGGTAGACGTGGGTCACGCCGAGCGAGGCGTAGTACGGGACCCGCGCCGCGACGTCGTCGAACGTCAGGTCCGCGCCGAGCTGCACGCGGTACGTCGAGACGGGCACCGGGTGACCGGTCCGCACGGAGCGCCGCTCCGGCACGGCGCGCAGGGCCGGAGCCTCGGTCACAGGTGCGTCCGTCCGGCCTTGCTGGCTTCGCGCGCGGCCGCGGCGGCCGACCCGCTGCCCGACGCCGAGGGCGTCTCGTGCTCGGGAGGCCGGGTGAGCAGCACCATGGACCGCGGGGCGACCGTCAACCGGCCGCGCGCACGCACCTCCCGGCCGGGCCGCACCTGGGAGTCGGTGTCCAGCACGGCCGTCCACACGGCGCCGTACTCCGCGCCGGGGAGCTGGAACTGCTTCTTCTCCCAGTGGCTGTTGAACAGCAGCAGGAACGAGTCGTCGACGACCTCCTCGCCGCGCAGGTCGGGCTCGTCGATCGCGTCGCCGTTGAGGAACACCATCACCGCGAACGCGTGGTCGGAGCTCCACGCCTCGTCGGACATGTGCCCGCCCGTGGGCGTCATCCAGGCGATGTCGCGCAGGTCGGACTCCCCGCCGTGCTCGGCCGCACCGGCGAAGAACCGGCGCTGGCGGAACACGGGGTGCTCGCGGCGCAGGTGGATGATGCGGCGCGTGAACTCCAGCAGCGACTGCCGGTCGTCGTCGAGGTCCCAGTCGACCCAGGTGATGTCGTTGTCCTGGCAGTAGCCGTTGTTGTTGCCCAGCTGCGTGCGCCCGAGCTCGTCCCCGTGCGCGATCATCGGCACGCCCTGCGAGAGCAGCAGCGTCGCGAGGAAGTTGCGCTGCTGGCGTGCTCGCAGGCGCAGCACCTCGGGGTCGTCGGTGGGACCCTCGACGCCGCAGTTCCAGGAGCGGTTGTGGCTCTCGCCGTCGCGGTTGTCCTCGCCGTTGGCCTCGTTGTGCTTGTCGTTGTAGGAGACCAGGTCGCGCAGCGTGAACCCGTCGTGCGCCGTGACGAAGTTGACGCTCGCGATCGGACGACGGCCCGTGTGCTCGTACAGGTCGGAGGACCCCGACAGGCGGCTCGCGAACTCTCCGAGCGTCGAGGGCTCCCCGCGCCAGAAGTCGCGCACCGTGTCCCGGTACTTGCCGTTCCACTCCGTCCACAGCGGGGGGAACCCACCGACCTGGTACCCGCCCTCACCCAGGTCCCAGGGCTCGGCGATGAGCTTGACCTGCGAGATCACGGGATCCTGGTGCACGAGGTCGAAGAACGCGGAGAGGCGGTCGACCTCGTGGAACTGACGCGCGAGGGTGGCGGCGAGGTCGAAGCGGAACCCGTCCACGTGCATCTCGGTCACCCAGTAGCGCAGGGAGTCCATGATGAGCTGCAGCACCGCCGGCGAGCGCATGAGCAGCGAGTTGCCGGTGCCGGTGGTGTCGAAGTAGTGCGAGGGGTCGTCGTCGACGAGCCGGTAGTAGCTCGCGTTGTCGATGCCGCGGAAGCTCAGCGTCGGGCCCATGTGGTTGCCCTCGGCGGTGTGGTTGTACACGACGTCCAGGATCACCTCGATGTTCGCGGCGTGCAGCGCCTTGACCATCGACTTGAACTCCTGCACCTGCTGGCCGCTGCCGGACAGGGAGGAGTACCCGTTGTGGGGCGCGAAGAACCCGATCGTGTTGTAGCCCCAGTAGTTCGACAGGCCCTTCTCCTGCAGGGAGGGGTCGTTGACGAACTGGTGGACCGGCATGAGCTCGATCGCCGTGACCCCGAGGCTCGCCAGGTGCTCGACGACCGCCGGGTGCCCCAGGGCCGCGTACGTCCCGCGCAGCTCCTCCGGGACCGCGGGGTGCAGGCGCGTCAGGCCCCGTACGTGCGCCTCGTAGATCACGGACTCGTGGTACTGGTGCTCCGGCGGACGGTCGTGTCCCCAGTCGAAGAACGGGTTGACGACGACCGACGTCATCGTGTGGCCCGCGGAGTCCTGCTCGTTGCGGGACTCGGGGTCGCCGAAGGTGTACGAGTACAGCGACGGGTCCCCGTCGATCTGCCCGTCGATCGCCTTGGCGTACGGGTCGAGCAGCAGCTTGGACGGGTCGCAGCGGTGCCCGGCCGCCGGGTCGTAGGGGCCGTGGACGCGGTAGCCGTACCGCTGGCCGGGTGCGATGGCCGGGAGGTAGCCGTGCCACACGAAGGCGTCGACCTCCGGCAGGTCGACGCGCGTCTCGGTCCCGTCGTCGTCGATGAGGCACAGCTCGACACGCTCGGCGACGCCGGAGAAGATCGCGAAGTTCGTCCCCGTGCCGTCGTAGGTGGCGCCGAGGGGGTAGGGGCGTCCGGGCCAGATGTGCATGCGTCCAAGACTGCCAGGAGGGGGTGGCGGCGTCGCTTCGAGCCGGTGTGCGCCAGATCACGTCACGTCGCGTCACGGCACGTCACGCAGCGGCGTCCACCCGTCAGCCGATCGAGACGAGCTCGCGCACGTCGTCGTCCGGCAGGGTGTCGGCGACCGCGCTCACCGTCAGCTCCCGGAGCGTCGCGGTACCCCGGTGCACGGAGAGGAACGCGGTGTCCGACGCGTCGCGCCCGGTCGCGATCCGGACCAGCGACGACCGCGGGGCCAGCGTCGTCGCGTCGACGACGCGCCACCGGCCCTCGACGTACGCCTCGGCGACGGCGTGGAAGTCCATGGGGTCGAGGCCGGGCGCGTACACCGCGACCAGCCGTGCCGGCACGTCGAGCGCGCGCAGCAGCGCCACGACGAGATGGGCGAAGTCGCGGCACACACCGCGCCGGGCGAGCAGCGTGCGGACAGCGCCGTCGGTCGGCAGGCTCGATCCGGGGGCGTAGGCCAGCCGGGTGCCCACCCAGGAGCTGACGGCTGCGAGCAGGTCCACGCCGGCCAGCCCGCGGAACTCGGAGCGCGCCGTGGGTGCCAGGACGTCGGACTCGCAGTAGCGGCTCGGACGCAGGTACACGAGCTGGTCCGCGGGGACGTCGGGCTCCTGGTGGGCGCGGCCGGTGACCTCGGCGCGGTAGTCCACGGTCAGGAGCCCGGGCCCGACGTCGACGACGTGCAGCCGGGTGCCGTGCGGGTCGACGACCTCGCGCGCCACCACGTCGCGGCCCGCGCTGACGATCGCCAGCGACTCCCTGGGGTCGTGGACGCCCGCGACGGCCACCTCCAGGACGAGCCGGGCGGGTGACGTGACGTCCAGGACCAGGTGGGCGGTCATCTCGCGCTGCACGGGCGTCATCGTGGCAGAGGTGGGCCGCCGGCGCCCGGGGAGCGGCGCTCCCCGTGGCATGAAGCGTTTAGGGCCCCGAGTCGTGGCGGGGACCTCGGCTACCGTGGCCGGACCGGCGTCTCCGACGCCCCGGACACGTCGGAGACGAGGAGCGAGGCACCCATGACCGCAGCGCCCGAGCACACGGACCCCCGGCTGACCGTGA contains:
- the treZ gene encoding malto-oligosyltrehalose trehalohydrolase, with protein sequence MTLTPRLWAPLPDRVDLVLPGDGTRTPMHRQEDGWWVADAALPHGTDYAFSLDGGPARPDPRAAWLPEGVHGPARVFDADRFAWTDGGWSGVDVRGAVTYELHVGTFTPQGTLRSAIERLEHLVQLGVDVVELMPVAAFNGRHGWGYDGVAPYAVHEPYGGPQALQEFVDAAHGLGLAVCLDVVHNHLGPSGNYLHELGPYFTDAHHTPWGSAVNLDGPGSEHVRRWICDSVLRWARDFHVDAFRLDAVHELRDDSPRHVLAQLSDEVGELALALGRPIGLVAETDLNDVVSLATTQDGGWGMTAQWADDVHHAVHALVTGERHGYYVDFGTPEVLRKALTRVFVHDGGISTFRGEPWGAPVPDDVDGHGFVVFGANHDQVGNRALGDRPGARLDPGGQAAQAALVLLSPFSPLLFMGEEWGATTPWQFFTDHPEPELAQAVRAGRTREFGGHGWVELYGGPVDVPDPQDPATFEASVLDWSEPAQPGHARLLEWYRVLIALRRAVPDLASGDRHLTALDIHDAPAPTEAPGWQGVLVLHRGDARVVVNLGHSPAAVPVPVAGPVRVVAAWDGGVLHPPAGPDAPVVVDVPARSVVVLA
- the treY gene encoding malto-oligosyltrehalose synthase, encoding MTEAPALRAVPERRSVRTGHPVPVSTYRVQLGADLTFDDVAARVPYYASLGVTHVYLSPVLAAAPGSTHGYDVVDHDTVSPVLGGEAGLRRLADAAHAAGLGLVLDIVPNHMAVPTPVWHNRALWSVLTDGPASPFAAWFDVDWSAGDGAVLMPVLGDRIGAVLARDELRLEELDVPGVGPSTVLRYHDHVFPVRAGTEQLPLAELVERQHYRLAYWRVADEELNYRRFFDVGTLVAVRVEDPDVFDATHALVVRLLREDVIDGLRIDHPDGLADPAGYLARLREATDGAWVVVEKILAGSEELPDDWATAGTTGYEALWRVQQAFVDPGGAALLGSVMHRLTGDVSDAFDDVEETAKREVVDGPLYAEVHRLTNLAAEICHDDLRLRDHTWRALEECLVELLVAFDRYRAYVVPGEPAPPTSAAVLAAAAQRARRHLGDEREATMSVLLDLLLGREAGSAGRTRDPRRDELVVRFQQTCGAVMAKGVEDTAFYRWTHLVALCEVGGEPARFATTPTDLAAWASRAQAAAPLGMTTLSTHDTKRGEDTRARLGVLSELPREWSALVDDLRRASAGYRGALLDGRTEYLLWQTLAGTWTDDGAIAEDRLVEYLTKAMREAKSHTSWTAPDEAYEQAVLSTARQALTDPVVLGLLGDWDLRTRSAVRAATLGTKLVQLTLPGVADVYQGTEVPSPTLVDPDNRRPVDVEELAARLARLDEGAGPRGLADEKVLVTSRALRVRRDVADAFVGPAAGFEPLPHSSGHSMTYARTVGGAPRVVVVATRLAAAVERLGGWADHTLALPDGVWHDVLTDRVVPGGVQRVADVLERLPVALLVREGV
- the glgX gene encoding glycogen debranching protein GlgX, with the translated sequence MHIWPGRPYPLGATYDGTGTNFAIFSGVAERVELCLIDDDGTETRVDLPEVDAFVWHGYLPAIAPGQRYGYRVHGPYDPAAGHRCDPSKLLLDPYAKAIDGQIDGDPSLYSYTFGDPESRNEQDSAGHTMTSVVVNPFFDWGHDRPPEHQYHESVIYEAHVRGLTRLHPAVPEELRGTYAALGHPAVVEHLASLGVTAIELMPVHQFVNDPSLQEKGLSNYWGYNTIGFFAPHNGYSSLSGSGQQVQEFKSMVKALHAANIEVILDVVYNHTAEGNHMGPTLSFRGIDNASYYRLVDDDPSHYFDTTGTGNSLLMRSPAVLQLIMDSLRYWVTEMHVDGFRFDLAATLARQFHEVDRLSAFFDLVHQDPVISQVKLIAEPWDLGEGGYQVGGFPPLWTEWNGKYRDTVRDFWRGEPSTLGEFASRLSGSSDLYEHTGRRPIASVNFVTAHDGFTLRDLVSYNDKHNEANGEDNRDGESHNRSWNCGVEGPTDDPEVLRLRARQQRNFLATLLLSQGVPMIAHGDELGRTQLGNNNGYCQDNDITWVDWDLDDDRQSLLEFTRRIIHLRREHPVFRQRRFFAGAAEHGGESDLRDIAWMTPTGGHMSDEAWSSDHAFAVMVFLNGDAIDEPDLRGEEVVDDSFLLLFNSHWEKKQFQLPGAEYGAVWTAVLDTDSQVRPGREVRARGRLTVAPRSMVLLTRPPEHETPSASGSGSAAAAAREASKAGRTHL
- a CDS encoding transglutaminase-like domain-containing protein is translated as MQREMTAHLVLDVTSPARLVLEVAVAGVHDPRESLAIVSAGRDVVAREVVDPHGTRLHVVDVGPGLLTVDYRAEVTGRAHQEPDVPADQLVYLRPSRYCESDVLAPTARSEFRGLAGVDLLAAVSSWVGTRLAYAPGSSLPTDGAVRTLLARRGVCRDFAHLVVALLRALDVPARLVAVYAPGLDPMDFHAVAEAYVEGRWRVVDATTLAPRSSLVRIATGRDASDTAFLSVHRGTATLRELTVSAVADTLPDDDVRELVSIG